GCTCGTAACGTTCCTTCAGCCCGCGCAGGATCGAGATGGTCTCGGGCACGGTCGGCTCGGCCACCAGGATCGGCTGGAAGCGGCGCTCGAGGGCGGCGTCTTTTTCGATGTGTTTGCGATACTCGGTGATTGTGGTCGCGCCGATGCAGCGCAATTGGCCGCGGGCGAGCGCGGGTTTCAGCAGGTTGGAGGCATCGACGCTGCCTTCGGCGGCGCCGGCGCCGACGACGGTGTGCAATTCATCGATGAAGAGGATGATGCCGCCGGCCGATTCCTCAACTTCGGCGAGCACGCCCTTCAATCGTTCCTCGAATTCGCCGCGGAACTTGGCCCCGGCAACCATCGCGCCGAGGTCGAGGGCGATGAGGCGCCGGTTCTTGAGCGGCTCGGGGACATCGCCGGCGGCGATCTTGCGCGCCAGCCCTTCGGCAATCGCGGTTTTCCCCACGCCCGGCTCGCCGATCAGCACCGGATTGTTCTTGGTGCGGCGGGAGAGGACCTTCATCACACGGCGGATTTCCTCGTCGCGCCCGATCACCGGGTCGAGCTTGCCCTCGCGGGCCATCGCGGTGAGGTCGCGTCCAAAACGATCGAGGGCCATCATGCGGTTTTCCGCCCCTTCCTCGCCGGCACCCTTGCGGTTAAGCATCTCATCGACGGCGTCGCGGAGACGGTTGGCATCGGCGCCGAGCGCGGCGAGGGCATCGCGGATGGCGCGGTCGGGCTTGTCGAAAACCGCCCAGAGCAGGTGGGCGGCGTTGACAAACTGATGCCCCGACCTGCCGGCGCGGTTCTGCGCGGCGGAGAAGATCGCCGCCAGCGCGCTGGAAGTACCCGGCGGCTGCGTTGCGCCTTCGACGCGCGGCAACCGGGACAGCGCGACGCTTAACTCGCCGGCCAGACGGTCGGGGTCGGCGCCCTCCTTCTGCAGGAGGGCGCGGGCCATGCCGCCTTCATCGATCAACGCGGACAGCAGGTGCGCCGGGGTCAGCTCGGAGTGCCCGGCCGATTGCGCGGACTGCAGCATCGACTGCAGGATGAGTTTGGCGTTGTCGGTCCAACGGTCCAAGGAGATCATGGTCGACTCCTCTCGTATCCTTTACGCCATTGACAGCGCGTCGTGCCGCACGCCCCGGGAGGACCGTGCCAGCGCGAGCAATACTTGTGGTTTTACAATGCTGATTAAATGGCGGCTTTGGGTTTGGTGTCGGGGGATTTCGACGCGCCCGAGTCGCCGGAGTCTTTCTTCGAATCGTTCTTGTAGTCTGGCTTGCGGTAGTCGGTGATGTAGAAGCCGGAGCCCTTGAACAGCAGGCCGCCGCCGGGCGAGATGAGCCGTTCGACATCCGGCTTGCCGCAATTGGGGCAGACAGCCAGGGGCTTTTCGGTCATGGTCTGAAAGGCCTCGAAGCGGTGGCCGCAGACGCGGCAGCGATAGTCGTAGGTCGGCATGGCGATCATCTCCCCCGCGCCGGCGGGCGCGGCAGATGATTAAGTTATCGGAATAGCGGCTCGAATTCAATCGGCATCACTCACTTTCCCCTGATGTGAGCGGTCCCGCGGAAGCCGAGCGCCCCCGCGGGACCTTCTCGGAACAGGGGTTGTCAACTCACCTTGACCTCGATCTGCTTGGGCATCGCCTTCTCGGTCTTGGGGATGGTGACGGTCAGGACGCCGTTGGTATAGTCGGCGCTCACTCGGGATTCATCGGCCCAAGCCGGGAGGTTGAACGAGCGCGAGAACGTGCCCATGAAGCGCTCGGTGCGGGTGTAGCCCTTGCGCTTCTCCTCACGGGACTCGTTGCGCTCGCCCTCGATCGTCAGGATGCCGTCCTGGACGACAACCTTGATGTTGTCTTTCTCCATGCCGGGCATGTCGGCCTTCAGCAGAACCTTGTCATCTTCCTCGACAATGTCCACCGACGGCCGGATGTTCAGGACCGGCAGATCGAGATTGGCCAACGGCGAGTTGTTAAAGAACTCGTCGAAGATGCTGGAGATGGCCCGCGAGAGCGGGACCGCGTTGCGCGTGGGTTCATACTTGACCAGTGACATACGCATTACCCCCTTTCTTCTGAGTTAACTCATCCATGCGGCCTTGCGGCCGCTTCCGACCATCATGTATGCAGGAGGCGTGCCAAATCCCGTAAGGCGTTGGGGAGTAATAGAATATGACAATTGACTCATGACCAACATGGCCAATATGACATATTTGGCAGAAAATAGCGCCACAATGGCATAACAACCGTTCAGTTGGCTGTCGATGTGGCAGGGGCGAGGCAGATCAGATTGCGTTTGGAGTCGGCCAGTAGGATGCGGTCGCCGGCTATGATCGGGGCGATGACCGCCTGGCCGGAGAGGGTGGTGTCGGCCCAGACCACCTCGCCGGTGGCGGCGGATAATGCGGTCACCAGGGCGTTGCGGGCGGTGACCAGGAGCAGATCGTTGCTGAGGGTGGGAGAGAGGTTGGCGATCGCATCGAGCGCGTAATCCCAGCGGATTTGGCCATTCTGACGGTCCAGCGCGGTGATGCGGCCATCGTTGGCGGCGACATAGATCAGATCGGAGCCGACCGCGGGTGTGGCGAAGATCCCGCCGCCGAGGCGGATATTCCACAGCAGATGGCCATCGCGGCAATCCAGCGCGGTGACGAACGAGTCGGCGCCGCCGAAGAACAACTGGCCGCCATCGACCGCCACGCCCTCGATCGCTCCTGAGACCCCATGCTGCCAGAGGATGGAGCCATCATCGGCCGCCAGCGCAAAGAGGGAGCGTCCGCTGGCGGCATAGACAACCGAATCGACCACCGCCGGCGCGGTGCGGATCGGTCCCTCACACTCGGTCTCCCAGAGGATCTCGCCCCGCGGCGTCAGCGCGCGCACCTGGGCACTCCAGGTCGAGATCAGGATCGTGGAGTCATTGAGCAACCGCGGCGGGGCACTGGCCGAGTGCACGCGGAAATCGGCGCGTTCCTTCCCCTTCTTCATGTCGAAGCGCACGAACCGTCGGTCCTCCTGATCGGTGAGGACCGCGAAGTCGGTCGCGAAGGCCAGCACGCCCAGCACCGGGCCATCGAGACGCTTGCGAAAGCGCCTCTTCCCGCTGGCCAGGTCATAGACTTCGATGCGCCGGTCCAGCCCGGGGAAAAAGACCAGTCCATCGCGCACCACCGGTTCGGAGGCGGCGACGCCGCCGGTCTTGACCGACCAGGCGACGGTGTACGGCACATCGGGCAGCGCCTGCGGGGCGCGTCCGGAGTTGGCCTGATCGGCGCGCGGGGTCGGCCAGCCGGCGGCCCCGGGCGATGGATACCACAATTTGGGCCGTCCGCCGGAGCAGGCGGCCAGCGCGAGGGCGGCCAGCGCGAGGGCAGGCAGGAAACGTCGCATCAGAAGTTCCACCCGAAGAAGAACTCGAAGCGGGTCTTCTTGTCGATGGTGCGGAAGTCGGTGCGCCGCGCCCAGTCGAAGCGCAGCACGACCAGGTAGCCGAGCGCGACGCGGGCGCCGAGTCCCAGCGAACCCTCCATGCGTCCGAATTCCTCCTCCCAGGCGTTGCCGGCATCGAAGAACAGCGCGCCGCGGATGGCCTGGAAGCCGAGATCGGCGACCGGGAAACCGACGAAGAGCGCATCGATGAGCGGGAAGCGCAGCTCGTTGGAGGCGAGCACGACATTGCGGGCATAGACATCGCGGCGATCATAGCCGCGCAGGTCCCAGCTGCCGCCGAAGTAGCGTCGTTGCGGTTCATGGCCGGAAGAGAAATGCCCCATCAGGCGCATGGCGAAGGCGGAGTAGCGACCGAGCCGGAAGTACTTGCGGGCGTCGGCGATCACCAGTCGGTTGAAACTGCGGAAGTTCGACAGATCGGCGGTGTAGCCGGCGGTGAGCATGAAGCGCCAGCCATCGATCGGCCCGGAGATATCCCAGAGCGAATTGTCATGCACCAGCGAGAGGAATTGCGTGGCCAGCACCGCCTTGCGCGTGTCGGTGAGGATCGATGCGCGGTCGGAGTGGCGCAGGTACAGCGAACTCTCGATGCGGCGGAACTTCGAGAGCGGGTAGGCGAGGTAGCCGGCGACGCCGATCTGCCGTTCCTCGATCGGGCCTTCGACCGGATCGTTGTAGTCATAGAACAGATGGTAGGCGCCGTAGCCGTAATTGAGACGGTTCTCGCGGTTGAAGTACGAGACGGCAACGTTGAAGCTCTGGAGGAATTCATCCTTGGTGTCGGCGTTGTTGGCCAGCAGGAAGAAGTACTGGTGGTCGCCGAGGACATCGGTGAGCGCGGTCTGGAAACCGCCGACGGTGCCATAGAAGGCATCGTAGGAGACCGCCGACTGGGCAATGTCGAAGGAGAAATCACGTTCGTATTTCACCGCGCTTTTGGTCATCTCGCCGGAGCCGGCCTCGGGCTGCCAGGTGGGCTCCCACGGTCCATTGCCGGCGGCCAGAAGCTCGGAAGGCAGCGTGTCGGGCAGATCCATGCGGTAGATCTGGAAGCCGCTGTTCTGGTAGGCGGTGAAGACGATGCTTTGGCCGTCGGGCATCAGGTGCGGATCGAAGGCGCCGGTGGCCAGATGGGTGAGCTTCTGGCGGCGGCCATCGGCGAAGTGACGGTAGATGTCCAGCACCCCTTCCTCATCGGAGGTGTAGACCATCGACCCGCCGTCGGGAGCATAGGAGGGGCCGCGCAGGTTGTGCGCGCCGGTCAGGTAGGGGCTGATGCGGCCGGTCTTGAAATCATAGAGGAAGAGATTGAGAAACCCCCGGGCGCCATGCGCGCCGCGATCGGAGGCAAAGAGAACCGCCGATCCATCGGGGGTAAAGACCGGATCAATGTCGAAAAACCAGTCATCGGTCAGACGGTCGAGCGCGCCGGAGGCCAGATCGAGGTGGTAGAGATCATAGACGCCGTCCTTGCCGGAGCCGGCGAAGATGACGCGCCGTCCATCGGCGGAGTAGTGCGGCGAGCTGATATTGTAGAGCGAATCCCAGCGGTGCTCGCCGACGATTCTTCTGGTGGCGGCGTCGAGTTCATAGAGGACGTCGCGTTCATGCCGCTGGCCGGAGAAGACCACCCGGCCATCGTGGACATCCAACGATGAGCCCAGCAGGTGCAGCGACTCGAAGCGCGGCGAGCGCTCGCCTTTGAGCAGGACCTCGACGTCGCGTTCCGCGCCGCCGGGGGCGGCATTGGTGCGGTAAATGCCGGCGTAGCCGAGGCGGTTCGCCTTGAAGATGATCTGGTCGACGGTGTCGGCGCCCTCAATGGCCCGCACCGGGACCGGTTTGACACTGTAGCCGGGCTTGGTGAGCGGTTCGTAGACGCGGTCGGGAAGTTCACGGGACTGAATGGTCGGGAAGTACTTCTTCTTCAGCCAATATTCCCACTCGCGGCCGATCTCCTCCAGACTCTTGCCGAAGGTGTACCTTGCCACGCCGTAGAAGTCGGGGGCGCGCCAGCAGTTGTCGAGCAGGTAGATCAGGTACTCGGCGCCGTAGGTCTCGGCGACGAAGTGGCAAAACGACTCCCCCTCCTTGTACATGAGGTAGGTGCCGGCGATGGCGTCGATGCGTTCGAGGTTGAAGAAGCGGCCGGTCAGAACCAGGTCGCTTAAGATCATCTCGGCGTCGGATTCCCACGGCCGCGAGAAGTACTCGGCGATCCCCTCGGTGAACCAGAGCGGCGGCGCGGCAACGTTCAGCTTCTTGTACTTCGACGCGACCGCGGACAGCTTCGAGTAGGTGAAGACATGGACCAACTCATGTTGCAGGACGCGGCGGAAATCCTCATAGGAGCCGTTGAACGGCAGCACGACCCGCCCCTTGAAGAATTCGGTGAATCCGGCGACGTTCTCGGGCAGGAGCGACGAGATCACGTTCGTCTGCGTGAAAAAGCGCGGCGACGAGTAGATGATCAGCGGAATCCGGTCGTTGCACTCGTGGTTGAAGCGGTCGGCCAGGTAGTCGTAGGAGTCATGGGCCGCCTCGGCGGCGATTTCGGCCAGCTCGCGTTCGGCGTCATAGAAGTAGATGTCGAACTTGTCGGTGGCGAGGACCTGCCATTCAAAGTCGGTGTACTGAACCTTGTTCTTGCCAAAGTAGTACTGCGCGTCGACCGGGGCGGCACAGACGGCCACCAGGAGGGCGGCCGCGATCAGGCGGCCCATCCGGCACGGATTCTGGTGGTGGAGGCGGCGCATCGGGTCTACTTCAGATTGTCGTCAGAATGTCTCGGCGCGTGCAGTCCGTGACGGGGGCAAGTCGAATCGTCGGGGATCTCCCCTGCCGGACTGATTACCGATGAGGGCGCCGGACATTCCCTGTCCGCGAGCGGGGCGCATCCTAATCTACATCACGGGGGCGGCGGGGGTTCCGTTGGCCGTCTTTGCCGGAGGCGCGTTCGACCCCGAGGACCCCGGCGACCCCGCGGATGCGTCGCATGATGTCGGAGAGGTGCTGAAGGTTGCGGACCTGAATATCGATGGAGCCCATGCCGGTGGCGCGGTCGGCCGAGAGCGAGACCCCCTGGATGTCGGTTTCGGCGTCGGCGATGGCCTGGGTGATGTCACGCAGCAGGTGTTTGCGGTTTTCCATGGTCAGGTTGAGACGGACCAGGAAGGACTGGTCGGGGGAAACATCCCACTCGACTTCGATTCTGCGTTCGGCGCGGTCGCGCAGGGCAAGGACATTGACGCAGTTGGCGCGGTGCACGGTGACGCCGCGTCCGCGGGTGATATAGCCGACCACCGCTTCGCCGGGGACCGGCTGGCAGCAGTTGGCGAAGCGGAACATCATGTTGTCGAGGTTATGGATGCGGACGCCGCGCACGGGATGGGGGCGTTCGACGGTCTCGGCGGCGGCGGGGAGTTCGGGCCCGGCGGGCCGTGGCTGGAACCGGTTGAGCAGGGTGCTGGCGGCCATGATGCCGGAGCCGAGCGCGGCCAGGAGACTGTCGACGCCGGAGTGATTCAGCTCGAGCGCCCACTGGTGGAGGGTGGACTCGTTGGGCATCGGCACCCGGGTGCGTTTGGCCTCGCGGGCCAGCAGGTCGCGTCCGAGTTCGACCGAGTGGTCGAATTCGACCTTGTTGAAGTGCTGGCGAATCTTGGAGCGGGCGCGCGAGGTGACCACGAAGGAGAGCCAGTCGCGCGAGGGACGGATCTGGTTGCTGGTGATGATTTCGACCTCGTCGCCGGAGTGCAACTGGTAAGTCAGCGGGACAATGTGTCCGTTGACCTTGGCGCCGACGCAGCGGTGGCCGACGGCGGTGTGCACGGCGTAGGCGAAATCAACGGGGGTCGCGCCGGCCGGGAGCGGCTTCAGGTCGCCGTTGGGCGTGAAGACATAGATCTCCTCGTGGAAGAGATCGGTCTTGAACAGCTCGAGGAACTCCTTGGGATCGCGCGTGTCCTTCTGCCATTCGAGAACCTCACGCAGCCAGGACATCTGGCGGTCGGAGCGGTCGAACTCCTTTTTTCCTTCTTTGTAGAGCCAGTGGGAGGCGATTCCGAACTCGGCGGTGTAGTGCATTTCGCGGGTGCGGATCTGAATTTCGACCATGCGTCCGCGCGGGCCGATCACGGTGGTGTGCAGCGACTGGTACATGTTGGTCTTGGGGGTGGCGATGTAATCATGGAAACGGTCGACCACCGGGGTCCAGAGGGTGTGGATCACGCCCAGGGCATGGTAGCAGTCGCGTTCGTAGGGGACGATCACGCGAATGGCCAACAGGTCGTAGATTTCCTCGAAGGCCTTGCGCCGTTTGACCATCTTGCGGTAGATCGAGTCGAGGTGCTTGGCGCGTCCGGAGATTTCGGTCTGGATGCCTTCCTTGTCCAGCCCGGCCTTCAGCGGCGTGATGACTTCCTGGATGTAGGCCTCGCGTTCCTCGCGCTTGAGTTCGACCTTCTCGGCGATGTCGCGGTAGGCGTCGGGATGGAGGTACTTCAGCGAGAGGTCTTCCAGCTCCCATTTGATCTTAGCCATGCCGAAGCGGTGGGCGAGCGGGGCATAGACCTCGCGGGTTTCGAGGGCGATGCGTTCGCGTTTGGCCGCCGGCAGATATTCCAGAGTGCGCATGTTGTGCAGCCGGTCGGCGAGTTTGATGATGATGACGCGGATGTCGCGCGCCATCGAGATCAGCATCTTGCGGAAGTACTCGACCTGCTGCTCGGCGTGGCTCTGGTATTTGACGCCGGAAATCTTGGTGACGCCGTCGACTAAGTGGGCGATTTCCTCGCCGAAGCGTTCGCGGACGGCATCGATGCCGTAGGGCGTGTCTTCGACCACGTCATGGATCAGGCCGGCGGTGATGGTGGCGGTGTCGAGGTGCTGCTCGGCGAGGATCATCGCCACGGCGAGGCAATGGTTGATGTAGGGTTCGCCCGATTCGCGCTTCTGGCCGGCGTGAACCATCTCCGAGAACTCATAGGCGCGGCGCAGCAGCGGGATGTCGACGTTGGCGTTCTCGGCCTCCACCCGGATGATGAACTCGGCCAGATTCAGATCGGGCGGCCGGTTCTCCAGCGGACGCGGCATCGCGGCGCCGGTGTCGGGTTTGGGGATGGTCGAGTCGGGCTTCATTATTCTTTAGATCGGCCGTTCGGGACGTCTCTGTAAGTATACGCGAACAACCGTGGTTATGACAGCCGCCCCTTGCCGGCGGGCCGGGCGCTCAGCGCGTGGACAACCGCAGGCCAACCACGCCCAGCAGAATCAAACCGATGCTGGCCAGACGGATCAGGTCGCGGGATTCATGAAAGAAGATCATGCCGAAGATGGCGGTCCCCAGGGCGCCGATGCCGGTCCAGACGGCGTAGGCGGTGCCGATCGGGAGGGCGCGCACAGCGAGGGAGAGAAAGTAGAATGAGCCGAGCATGCCGCCGACGGTGATCATGGACGGGATTGTGCGCGAAAAACCGCGGGTGTACTTGAGGCCGACCGCCCAGACGATTTCGAGGAGGGCGGCGATCAGGAGTTGAAGCCAGGGCATGGGTGGGTCCTTTCGACGCGTCGGTCGACGACGGTGAATCGATAAGATGGGATGGCGGGTGGCTTTCAGCAATGGCGGTTGTGCGCGGACGAAGGGCTGAAAGCCCCTTCTCTCGCGGGGGTGTAGCGAGGCGAAGAGCACGCTCTTTCTTCATCACGTGCACGCGAGGTAACAACGATTGGGGCTAGGCGGCGGGGTCGCTTTGCGGAGTCTCGGATTGCAGGGTGGGCAGGGAGGCGCCGCGGACGCGGGCGACGGTCTCGTAGAGGGTTTGCTCCCATTGGTCGAGGCGTTGGTCCCAGGTGCAGTGGGAGTGGACATAGTTGCGGGCGGCGCTGGCCATGCGCAGACGGCGGTTGTCGTCAGCGAGCAGGGCGGCGATGGCGTCCGCCAGCGCGGGCGCATTGTCGGGCGGGACCAGCGCGCCGAAGGCGCCGCGGGCCATGAGGTCGGAAATGCCGCCGACATCAGTGGCGACGGTCGGCAGGCCGGACGCAAGGTTCTCCAGCAACGATCGCGAGACAGTCTCCGAGCCCAACGAGGCAATCACGCCGAGATCGCAGCGCGCCAACAGGGCCGGCAGACGCGGCAGGCGGCGGTCGATCACGGTGAAGTCATCGACCAGGTTGCCCTCGACAAACCAGCGTTTGAACTGGTCGGCGGTGTAGTCTTTGGGGTAGCCGACCAGCAGGAAGTGCGCCGGAATGTTGCGGCGTTTGAGGATGCCGGCCGCGGAGATGAGGACCCGGTGGCCTTTGATCGGCGCGAAGCGGGCGACCATGATGACCAGCGGCACCCCCTCGGGCAGAGTGAGGCCGTTTTCGCGCAGGGCATTGGCGGACAGGTCGGCGTAATCAGCCGGTTCGATGCCGGCTTCGATGATGCGCATGCGCTCGGGCGCGATGCCCAAGCGATTGTGGTAGGCGGCGAAGTGGCGGCTGTTGGCGGTGACAATCAGGTCGGTGGCGCGTCGATGCAACCACACCGCCAGCGGGTGGCGTTTCGGCGGCTTGGGATCGAGGGCGCGTACCCGGATGACCGTCAGCTTCGGCGCGCGCAGGGCTTTCGCCAGCCCCCAGAGAGCATGATCCTCGCCGCCATGGGCAAGGACGACATCGGGACCCTTTTCGCGGATCAACGCCGTGACGGCGCGCAGGTTGTGATAGAAGCGGCCGGGGGATTTCTCCTCGAAATCAAGCTGGTCGATCACCGGCAGACCGGCGGCGCGGGCGCGTTCGAGGGCGGAGTGGCCGCGTCGCGACAGATACCATACCTGGTGGCCGCGCGCCTGCAGGCGTTTGGCGGTCTCGATGGCATACCAGGTTCCGGCCGAGCCGCCGCCGAGTGTGGCCGACACGAGGATCTTCATGGCAGGAGTCCCTGGAAGTAGTGTTCGAGCCGTTCGAGCATCAGATCCTCGGTGAACATCGCGCGCACGCGTCGCGCGCCATTCTGCCCCAGTTGTTCGCGGCGGGCGGGCGCGGCGCCGAGTGACTGGATGGCGGCGGCCAGCTCGGCGACATCGCCCGACGGGACCAACAGCCCGGCCTCGTCGCGTCCGACCACCTCGGGAATGGCCCCGGCATCGGAGGCGACCACCGCTTTGGCCCGGGTCATCGCTTCCAACAATACCCAACCGAAGGTCTCTTCGCGAGACGGAAGAACCAGGAGATCGCAGGCGTTGAGGAAATCGGCAGGATCACTGCGGAAGCCGAGGAAATCGACATGCGCCGCGATCCCCAACTGCGATGCCAGGGCCTGCAGCTCCTTCTCCTTGACGCCGTTGCCGACAATCGCCAGCCGGGATTGCGGCAGTGTCTTCAGCGCGATCTGGAAGGAGCGCAGGAGGACATCGACCTGCTTGACACGTCGCAGACTGCCGACGAACAGCGGCAGGAAGACATGATCGACGATTCCCAGACGGTGACGAAGGTTGAGGACTTCGGCCGGAGGCAGAGGGTCGACCGGAACGATGCCGTTGGGGATGACGGTGATGGACTCGGGCTTCCAGCCGGCCCGACACAAAAGCTCGCGCGAGTACTCGGAGGGAACGAGCGCATGGTCGACCAGGCGGTCGCGGGTGAGACGTTGGAACCAGGCGAATTTGGGGCGTCCGCCGACACGCCAGATCACCGGGATGTCCAATTGCCGGGCGGCCAACCCAAGCGAGCGGATGTCGCGTCCGGAGCCGACCACGGCCAGCTGGGGACGGTCTTCGCGGGAGAAGCCGCGGGCGCGGGCAAAGGTGAGCAGGTCGAGTTCCCAGCGGAAGGGCCAGACGAGGGTGCGGATGCCGGCGGCGGCGGTGCGCGGCAGAAGCACGCTGCCGGCGCGTCCGGCGACGGTCACGCGCCAGCCGGCGCGTTTCATGCCGGTGGCGGCGGAGAGCATCCACTGTTGCAGGCCCCCCCAGCCCTCGGAACTGTCACAGAAGAGAATGTGCGGCATCAGGGGGTCCCGGCCCGGCGGCGAAGTTCGCCCAACTTGGCGTAGCGGGTGAAGACATATACAGCCGAATACCAGGCCTGGACGAACCCCGGCCAGCCATCGAGGAAGCCGAGGCGCAGAATGTAAGAGCGCAGGAACCGAAAGGGCGGCTTGAGCGCCAGCGCCAGGGCCGAGACGCTTCTCCCCTGCGCCAGCATCTGGCGGGCGGCGAGCGTGGTGTAGAGATTCTGGCGCGCCAGATGCTCCTCGATGGTGCGTTCGCCCTCATGCAGCAGGAGACCATCGAGGATGCGGGTGCGTCCGGGGTTTTTCAGCGACTCGTGGATCAGGGCGTCGTTGATTTCGCAACGGCTGCGGCGCACCAGTCGCAGGATGACATCGCGCCCCCAGTCGCCATGAGCGAGGAAGCGTCCGAGGAAGCGGGTGCGGCGGCGCACGAGGAAGCCATCGCATTCGCCCTGATCGCGTGTCACCGCCTCGATGATCGACTGGGCGAGCGGCGGTGTGACGACTTCATCGGCGTCGATCATCAGCACCCATTCGCCGGCGGCCTTGCCGAGCGCATACGCGCGGGCGCGGGCGAAGCCCTCCCAGGGGCGGCGTTCGACCTCATTGGCCAGCGAGCGGGCGACGGCCTCGGTGTTGTCGGTGGTGGCGGCATCGACGATAACGATGATCTGCTCGCAGAAACGCAGCGATTGCAGCGTGGCGGCGATGGTGGCGGCGGCATCGCGGGCGATGACACAGGCGGAGACCCGCGGGGGGCGTGGGCGCCCGCGCAACTGCGCGGTGAGCGGATCGATGGGCGTCTGGTCCATCACGTCGCGGTTGCGCCCAGCTCGCCGAAAAGTGCCTCGACGGCATCGACGGTCTTGTTCAGGTCAAAGGTGTCGATCACGCGCGCATGTCCCCGTTCGGCCAATTCTCTTCGACGGTCGGGAGACCCGATGAGTTGCATCACGGTGTCGGCGAGCGCCGAGGCATTATCGGGCGGAACTAGCCAGACGGCATCGGCGCCGACCACTTCGGGGATGGCGCCGACATGGGTCGCTATGCAGGGCTTGGCGTGCAGCATCGCCTCGAGCAAAACATAGCTGAAGGATTCGTAGCGCGATGGCAGAATAAACAGGTCGCAGGCGGTGAA
Above is a genomic segment from bacterium containing:
- a CDS encoding glycosyltransferase family 2 protein; its protein translation is MDQTPIDPLTAQLRGRPRPPRVSACVIARDAAATIAATLQSLRFCEQIIVIVDAATTDNTEAVARSLANEVERRPWEGFARARAYALGKAAGEWVLMIDADEVVTPPLAQSIIEAVTRDQGECDGFLVRRRTRFLGRFLAHGDWGRDVILRLVRRSRCEINDALIHESLKNPGRTRILDGLLLHEGERTIEEHLARQNLYTTLAARQMLAQGRSVSALALALKPPFRFLRSYILRLGFLDGWPGFVQAWYSAVYVFTRYAKLGELRRRAGTP
- a CDS encoding glycosyltransferase family 4 protein, which produces MPHILFCDSSEGWGGLQQWMLSAATGMKRAGWRVTVAGRAGSVLLPRTAAAGIRTLVWPFRWELDLLTFARARGFSREDRPQLAVVGSGRDIRSLGLAARQLDIPVIWRVGGRPKFAWFQRLTRDRLVDHALVPSEYSRELLCRAGWKPESITVIPNGIVPVDPLPPAEVLNLRHRLGIVDHVFLPLFVGSLRRVKQVDVLLRSFQIALKTLPQSRLAIVGNGVKEKELQALASQLGIAAHVDFLGFRSDPADFLNACDLLVLPSREETFGWVLLEAMTRAKAVVASDAGAIPEVVGRDEAGLLVPSGDVAELAAAIQSLGAAPARREQLGQNGARRVRAMFTEDLMLERLEHYFQGLLP